Proteins encoded by one window of Channa argus isolate prfri chromosome 13, Channa argus male v1.0, whole genome shotgun sequence:
- the gdap1l1 gene encoding ganglioside-induced differentiation-associated protein 1-like 1 isoform X2, translated as MASSNHVTPTNCSWWPISAMDEDGKITDGEECEEPTAEPKPFNKDRLVLYHWTQSFTSQKVRLVINEKGLVCEERDVSLPLQEHKEPWFMRLNLGEEVPVFLHGDAIISDYNQIIDYLEKTFVGGHLANAATELMKLDHEEPQLTEPYLSKQKKLMAKILDHDNVNYLKKILGELAMVLDQVEAELEKRKLEYQGQKCELWLCGPEFTLADICLGALLHRLKFLGLSKKYWEDGSRPNLQSFFVRVQKRFAFRKVLGDIHTTLLSAVLPNAFRMVKKKPPSFFGASFLMGSLGGMGYFAYWYLKKKYM; from the exons ATGGCGTCTTCCAACCATGTTACCCCTACCAACTGTAGCTGGTGGCCCATCTCAGCGATGGACGAAGACGGCAAAATCACAGACGGGGAAGAGTGCGAAGAACCGACGGCAGAGCCCAAACCATTCAACAAAGACAGGCTGGTTTTGTACCACTGGACGCAGTCTTTCACCTcccaaaag GTACGTCTGGTCATCAATGAGAAGGGGCTCGTGTGTGAGGAGAGGGATGTGAGCTTGCCGCTGCAGGAGCACAAAGAGCCCTGGTTCATGAGGCTGAACTTGGGCGAGGAGGTGCCCGTCTTCCTCCACGGTGACGCCATCATCAGTGACTACAACCAGATTATAGATTACCTGGAGAAAACATTTGTGGGAG gacATCTGGCCAATGCTGCGACAGAACTGATGAAGTTGGACCATGAGGAGCCTCAGCTGACAGAACCGTACCTGTCCAAGCAGAAGAAGCTCATG GCAAAGATCTTGGACCATGATAATGTCAATTACCTGAAGAAAATTCTGGGGGAGTTAGCCATGGTTCTAGATCAGGTGGAGGCTGAACTGGAGAAAAGGAAATTAGAGTATCAAG GTCAAAAGTGTGAGTTGTGGCTATGTGGACCTGAATTTACACTAGCTGATATCTGCCTCGGAGCCTTGTTGCACAGGCTCAAGTTCTTGGGACTTTCTAAGAAATACTGGGAGGACGGCAGCCGACCCAACCTGCAGTCCTTTTTTGTGCGCGTTCAAAAACGCTTTGCATTCCGCAAGGTCCTGGGCGACATCCACACAACCCTCCTGTCTGCAGTCCTACCCAACGCCTTCAGGATGGTAAAAAAGAAGCCACCGTCCTTTTTTGGGGCCTCTTTTCTCATGGGCTCGCTGGGAGGGATGGGCTATTTTGCCTActggtatttaaaaaagaaatacatgtaG
- the jph2 gene encoding junctophilin-2 — MSGGRFEFDDGGAYCGGWEGGKAHGHGICTGPKGQGEFSGSWNYGFEVVGVYTWPSGNTYEGYWSQGKRHGLGVETKGHWIYKGEWTHGFKGRYGVRISTASGAKYEGTWNNGLQDGYGTETYADGGTFQGQFTGGMRHGYGVRQSVPYGMAAVVRSPLRTSLTSLRSEHSNGTVLQQDIPIITTTNTSGEETPVATPTHLGPSRGGFALTLQVDPEAVKPKKKGLFRRGSLLGKLKKSESSSSLSSQKSKISFLRTESALSSNASDTNSTISIGDESLPGAEDFPPVESDIDATTTEVYMGEWKNDKRSGYGISERSSGLKYEGEWLNNQRHGYGCTTFAEGGKEEGKYLNNMLVKAMKKRVIQLKGTKIKQKVERAVEGAQRAAAIAKQKAEIAASRTAHAKAKSDAADQAAKASNTESSIARLVAKELSPSFYQPGPEYLKKRLLQEIVVGIENTETVMHEPLLAEEEPLPTPPESPLINELDGLMPGSSPGRTPSPSPGIITKGDPKLLNSGSWNEDKTSKDGGSKGGSKPNSRPSSRPTTPSAPITAPASAAPEERGAPSSRGPSRSPSHQSNKTEQGSDLEIKPLQKFDSKAKALDISTVRNSLISPDEEEAPRPASKVPSKAVTPEPKPAEPKPERAPSVHERAPSLSENKVEPREVSRPPSKAETKPLPKRQPSPTPTPKPAPNIESKPVPKQVEAKSIVAKPALKVEPKSEVRLKAIVSSPRTAVTAESLDLEGPNTIMICMVILLNIGLAILFIHILS, encoded by the exons ATGAGTGGAGGTCGCTTTGAGTTTGACGACGGAGGAGCTTATTGCGGAGGCTGGGAGGGAGGCAAAGCCCATGGCCACGGCATCTGCACCGGACCCAAAGGCCAGGGCGAGTTCTCCGGCTCCTGGAACTACGGCTTCGAGGTGGTGGGAGTCTACACCTGGCCCAGCGGAAACACCTACGAGGGTTACTGGTCGCAGGGGAAGCGTCACGGTCTGGGAGTAGAAACCAAAGGACACTGGATTTACAAAGGGGAATGGACTCACGGCTTTAAGGGAAGGTATGGCGTCCGGATCAGCACTGCCAGTGGAGCAAAGTATGAAGGAACGTGGAATAATGGGCTTCAGGATGGATATGGAACAGAAACATATGCTGATGGAG GTACTTTCCAGGGTCAGTTCACAGGTGGAATGCGACACGGTTATGGCGTCCGTCAGAGTGTCCCTTATGGCATGGCAGCCGTTGTCCGCTCCCCTCTTCGTACCTCCTTGACCTCCCTACGCAGCGAGCACAGCAATGGTACCGTCCTGCAGCAGGACATCcccatcatcaccaccaccaacacctcAGGTGAGGAGACACCTGTTGCTACCCCCACCCATCTGGGACCATCTCGTGGAGGCTTCGCCCTTACCCTCCAGGTGGACCCAGAAGCAGTAAAGCCCAAGAAGAAGGGCCTGTTCCGCAGGGGCTCTCTGCTGGGCAAGCTGAAGAAGTCTGAGTCAAGCAGCTCGCTGTCGAGCCAGAAGAGCAAGATCAGTTTCCTGAGGACGGAATCAGCTCTCAGCTCCAATGCCAGCGACACCAATTCCACCATAAGCATTGGGGATGAGAGCCTGCCCGGAGCCGAGGATTTTCCGCCAGTAGAGTCCGACATTGATGCCACAACCACAGAGGTCTACATGGGCGAGTGGAAGAATGATAAGCGCTCAGGATATGGAATAAGTGAAAGGTCCAGTGGACTGAAGTATGAGGGTGAGTGGCTAAACAACCAGAGACACGGATATGGCTGCACCACCTTCGctgagggagggaaggaggagggCAAGTACCTGAACAACATGCTGGTGAAGGCCATGAAGAAGAGGGTGATCCAGCTGAAGGGAACAAAGATAAAGCAGAAGGTGGAGCGAGCGGTGGAGGGAGCTCAGAGGGCTGCAGCCATTGCCAAGCAGAAGGCAGAGATCGCTGCATCCAG AACTGCCCACGCAAAAGCCAAGTCAGATGCAGCTGATCAAGCTGCTAAGGCCTCCAACACTGAGTCCAGCATTGCCAGACTGGTGGCCAAAGAGTTGTCCCCTTCCTTCTACCAGCCAG GACCTGAGTATCTGAAGAAGAGACTATTACAGGAGATTGTTGTGGGCATTGAGAACACAGAAACTGTCATGCATGAGCCACTGCTAGCTGAGGAGGAGCCCCTACCCACTCCACCTGAAAGTCCACTCATCAATGAACTAGACGGCCTCATGCCTGGCTCATCCCCAGGGCGCACCCCCTCCCCAAGCCCAGGCATCATCACTAAAGGAGATCCCAAACTCCTCAATTCAGGAAGCTGGAATGAAGATAAAACCAGCAAAGATGGTGGTAGTAAAGGTGGGAGTAAACCCAACAGCAGGCCCAGTAGTCGCCCCACTACCCCTTCAGCCCCCATTACTGCTCCTGCCTCAGCTGCACCTGAAGAAAGAGGGGCCCCCAGCAGCCGCGGCCCCTCTCGAAGTCCGAGCCATCAGAGCAACAAAACCGAGCAGGGCTCTGACCTGGAGATCAAGCCCCTACAGAAGTTTGACTCCAAGGCAAAAGCACTCGATATCAGCACTGTAAGGAATAGCCTCATCTCTCCAGATGAAGAGGAAGCACCCCGTCCTGCTTCCAAAGTGCCCTCCAAAGCTGTCACCCCTGAACCTAAACCCGCTGAGCCCAAACCTGAAAGAGCTCCATCAGTCCATGAACGAGCGCCGTCTTTGTCTGAAAACAAAGTGGAGCCCAGGGAGGTTAGCAGGCCACCCAGTAAAGCAGAGACAAAGCCATTACCAAAACGACAGCCCAGTCCAACTCCGACCCCAAAACCTGCTCCCAATATTGAATCTAAACCAGTACCAAAGCAAGTCGAAGCCAAAAGTATAGTTGCCAAACCAGCCCTGAAGGTAGAGCCCAAATCTGAAGTCCGACTGAAGGCTATTGTGTCGAGCCCAAGAACTGCTGTGACTGCAGAGTCTTTGGATCTGGAG GGTCCAAACACTATAATGATCTGCATGGTGATCCTGCTGAACATTGGCCTGGCCATCCTCTTCATACACATCTTGTCATGA
- the gdap1l1 gene encoding ganglioside-induced differentiation-associated protein 1-like 1 isoform X1 encodes MASSNHVTPTNCSWWPISAMDEDGKITDGEECEEPTAEPKPFNKDRLVLYHWTQSFTSQKVRLVINEKGLVCEERDVSLPLQEHKEPWFMRLNLGEEVPVFLHGDAIISDYNQIIDYLEKTFVGDSVAQLIPDADSPLHDRVQQYRQLLDGLPMDAYTHGCILHPELTTDSMIPKYATAEIRRHLANAATELMKLDHEEPQLTEPYLSKQKKLMAKILDHDNVNYLKKILGELAMVLDQVEAELEKRKLEYQGQKCELWLCGPEFTLADICLGALLHRLKFLGLSKKYWEDGSRPNLQSFFVRVQKRFAFRKVLGDIHTTLLSAVLPNAFRMVKKKPPSFFGASFLMGSLGGMGYFAYWYLKKKYM; translated from the exons ATGGCGTCTTCCAACCATGTTACCCCTACCAACTGTAGCTGGTGGCCCATCTCAGCGATGGACGAAGACGGCAAAATCACAGACGGGGAAGAGTGCGAAGAACCGACGGCAGAGCCCAAACCATTCAACAAAGACAGGCTGGTTTTGTACCACTGGACGCAGTCTTTCACCTcccaaaag GTACGTCTGGTCATCAATGAGAAGGGGCTCGTGTGTGAGGAGAGGGATGTGAGCTTGCCGCTGCAGGAGCACAAAGAGCCCTGGTTCATGAGGCTGAACTTGGGCGAGGAGGTGCCCGTCTTCCTCCACGGTGACGCCATCATCAGTGACTACAACCAGATTATAGATTACCTGGAGAAAACATTTGTGGGAG ACTCCGTGGCTCAGTTGATCCCCGATGCAGACTCGCCTCTCCACGATCGTGTGCAGCAGTACCGTCAGCTGCTGGATGGTCTGCCCATGGACGCATACACACACGGCTGCATTCTCCATCCAGAGCTCACCACTGACTCAATGATCCCAAAGTACGCCACCGCAGAAATACGTA gacATCTGGCCAATGCTGCGACAGAACTGATGAAGTTGGACCATGAGGAGCCTCAGCTGACAGAACCGTACCTGTCCAAGCAGAAGAAGCTCATG GCAAAGATCTTGGACCATGATAATGTCAATTACCTGAAGAAAATTCTGGGGGAGTTAGCCATGGTTCTAGATCAGGTGGAGGCTGAACTGGAGAAAAGGAAATTAGAGTATCAAG GTCAAAAGTGTGAGTTGTGGCTATGTGGACCTGAATTTACACTAGCTGATATCTGCCTCGGAGCCTTGTTGCACAGGCTCAAGTTCTTGGGACTTTCTAAGAAATACTGGGAGGACGGCAGCCGACCCAACCTGCAGTCCTTTTTTGTGCGCGTTCAAAAACGCTTTGCATTCCGCAAGGTCCTGGGCGACATCCACACAACCCTCCTGTCTGCAGTCCTACCCAACGCCTTCAGGATGGTAAAAAAGAAGCCACCGTCCTTTTTTGGGGCCTCTTTTCTCATGGGCTCGCTGGGAGGGATGGGCTATTTTGCCTActggtatttaaaaaagaaatacatgtaG
- the LOC137139997 gene encoding tubulin alpha-1C chain: MRECISVHVGQAGVQIGNACWELYCLEHGIQPDGQMPSDKTIGGGDDSFNTFFSETGAGKHVPRAVFVDLEPTVIDEVRTGTYRQLFHPEQLITGKEDAANNYARGHYTIGKEIIDLVLDRIRKLADQCTGLQGFLVFHSFGGGTGSGFTSLLMERLSVDYGKKSKLEFSIYPAPQVSTAVVEPYNSILTTHTTLEHSDCAFMVDNEAIYDICRRNLDIERPTYTNLNRLISQIVSSITASLRFDGALNVDLTEFQTNLVPYPRIHFPLATYAPVISAEKAYHEQLTVSEITNACFEPANQMVKCDPRHGKYMACCLLYRGDVVPKDVNAAIATIKTKRSIQFVDWCPTGFKVGINYQPPTVVPGGDLAKVQRAVCMLSNTTAIAEAWARLDHKFDLMYAKRAFVHWYVGEGMEEGEFSEAREDMAALEKDYEEVGTDSVGDEDEGEEY, from the exons ATG cgTGAGTGTATCTCTGTGCACGTTGGTCAGGCTGGTGTCCAGATTGGCAATGCCTGCTGGGAGCTTTACTGCCTGGAACATGGGATACAGCCAGATGGACAAATGCCCAGTGACAAGACCATTGGAGGAGGAGACGATTCCTTCAACACCTTCTTCAGTGAGACTGGAGCTGGAAAGCATGTCCCCAGAGCTGTTTTTGTGGATTTGGAGCCCACTGTAATTG ATGAAGTTCGCACTGGAACCTACCGGCAGCTATTCCACCCTGAGCAGCTGATCACTGGTAAGGAGGATGCTGCCAACAACTACGCCCGTGGACACTACACCATCGGCAAAGAGATCATTGACCTGGTTCTGGACAGGATCCGCAAACTG GCTGACCAGTGCACTGGTCTTCAGGGCTTCCTGGTTTTCCACAGCTTTGGAGGTGGCACCGGCTCCGGTTTCACCTCCTTGCTGATGGAACGCTTGTCAGTTGACTACGGCAAGAAGTCCAAGCTGGAGTTCTCCATCTACCCAGCTCCCCAGGTGTCCACAGCTGTGGTGGAGCCCTACAACTCCATCCTGACCACCCACACCACCCTGGAGCACTCTGACTGTGCCTTCATGGTGGATAACGAGGCCATCTACGATATCTGCCGTAGGAACCTCGACATCGAGCGTCCTACCTACACCAACCTGAACAGGTTGATCAGTCAGATTGTGTCCTCCATCACGGCTTCCCTTCGTTTTGATGGTGCCCTCAATGTTGATCTGACCGAGTTCCAGACCAACTTGGTGCCATATCCCCGTATCCACTTCCCTCTGGCCACCTACGCCCCTGTCATCTCTGCTGAGAAAGCTTACCATGAGCAGTTAACAGTGTCTGAGATCACAAACGCCTGCTTTGAGCCAGCCAATCAGATGGTCAAGTGTGACCCTCGCCACGGAAAATACATGGCCTGCTGCCTTTTGTACCGTGGTGATGTGGTGCCCAAAGATGTGAATGCTGCCATTGCCACCATCAAAACCAAGCGCTCCATCCAGTTTGTGGACTGGTGTCCTACTGGTTTCAAGGTTGGCATCAACTACCAGCCCCCCACTGTAGTTCCTGGTGGAGACCTGGCCAAGGTCCAGAGGGCTGTGTGCATGCTGAGCAACACCACTGCTATTGCAGAGGCCTGGGCTCGGCTTGACCACAAGTTCGATCTGATGTACGCTAAGCGCGCCTTCGTTCACTGGTATGTGGGTGAAGGTATGGAGGAGGGAGAGTTCTCAGAGGCCAGAGAGGACATGGCAGCTCTGGAGAAGGATTATGAGGAGGTTGGAACTGATAGTGTAGGAGATGAGGATGAAGGAGAAGAGTACTAA